In Candidatus Hydrogenedens sp., a genomic segment contains:
- a CDS encoding DUF1080 domain-containing protein, giving the protein MKKIFVLFGLIILLGSLMCFADDSPFFKEFFAMDTATRDAEHSTPDLQVAFAKELGFTGISWTGFDSFAELKNALQANGLKLYAVYFWGTIEKEGFQIQPGLAEALEIMKGNEYFLWLTINSQAWKFNEPESYQQALALIRNVADQALPYGVKVALYPHAGCWLDKTEQAYQLAQDSGKPNVGISFNLCHWLKVDGPEMNLDLLIRKVKPKLFVVTLNGAEPPGDWDKLIQPLDKGTYDLKPLLKTLKSVGYTGPVGLQGYGIQEPVKEHLPRSMKVWKELVSSVATYEPVRVSTNDLNAFREPTGTWYCGSDAMTDPQNEALLTSLPGIGVLINGKDGKTNHLITKEEWGDVEAHIEFMVPKGSNSGVYFQGRYEIQVLDSWGVAEPKHSDCGGIYQRWHEEPGIPDDQRGYEGKPPRVNASRPPGVWQSFDVIFKAPRFDAEGKKIANAQFVRVIHNGVVVHENQELSGPTRASLFNDEAPKGPIMLQGDHGPVAYRNFWVRPLTEKE; this is encoded by the coding sequence ATGAAAAAGATTTTTGTCCTTTTTGGTTTGATAATTTTATTGGGTAGTTTAATGTGTTTTGCAGATGATTCCCCGTTTTTCAAAGAATTTTTTGCTATGGATACTGCAACACGGGATGCGGAACATTCAACACCTGATTTGCAGGTAGCTTTTGCCAAAGAATTAGGTTTTACAGGCATAAGCTGGACAGGTTTTGACTCGTTTGCAGAACTTAAAAATGCCCTGCAAGCCAACGGGCTCAAATTATATGCTGTTTATTTCTGGGGAACAATAGAAAAAGAAGGCTTCCAGATACAACCCGGATTGGCAGAGGCATTAGAAATTATGAAAGGAAATGAATATTTCCTCTGGCTGACTATCAACAGTCAGGCATGGAAATTTAACGAACCGGAATCGTATCAGCAGGCACTTGCCTTAATCCGTAATGTAGCGGACCAGGCATTGCCTTATGGTGTAAAGGTAGCCCTGTATCCTCATGCAGGTTGCTGGCTTGATAAAACAGAACAGGCCTATCAATTAGCACAGGATTCGGGCAAACCCAATGTGGGCATTTCTTTCAATCTGTGCCACTGGTTAAAGGTGGATGGACCCGAAATGAATTTAGATTTGCTTATTCGCAAGGTAAAACCGAAATTATTTGTTGTAACCTTGAATGGGGCAGAACCTCCTGGGGATTGGGATAAATTAATCCAACCGCTGGACAAAGGAACTTATGATTTAAAACCTCTATTGAAAACATTAAAATCAGTGGGTTATACAGGTCCCGTTGGTTTACAGGGCTATGGAATACAAGAGCCTGTAAAAGAGCATTTGCCTCGTTCTATGAAGGTGTGGAAAGAACTTGTGTCTTCTGTTGCTACCTACGAGCCTGTTCGGGTTTCCACAAACGATTTAAATGCGTTCCGTGAACCAACAGGCACATGGTATTGCGGAAGCGATGCAATGACAGACCCGCAGAATGAGGCTTTACTTACGTCATTACCTGGCATTGGTGTGCTTATCAATGGTAAAGATGGCAAAACAAACCATCTCATTACAAAGGAAGAATGGGGTGATGTGGAAGCACATATCGAATTTATGGTGCCTAAGGGTTCCAATTCGGGTGTATATTTCCAAGGTAGATATGAAATTCAGGTTTTGGATAGTTGGGGTGTGGCAGAGCCAAAACATAGTGATTGTGGGGGTATCTACCAACGTTGGCATGAGGAACCGGGTATTCCGGATGACCAGCGTGGATATGAAGGGAAACCCCCTCGTGTAAATGCATCTCGCCCCCCTGGTGTATGGCAAAGTTTTGATGTCATCTTCAAGGCTCCCAGATTTGATGCAGAAGGGAAAAAGATTGCCAATGCTCAATTCGTGCGTGTTATTCATAACGGTGTGGTGGTTCACGAAAATCAAGAACTATCGGGGCCGACACGGGCATCTTTATTCAATGACGAAGCACCAAAAGGACCGATAATGTTGCAGGGAGACCATGGTCCTGTGGCGTATAGAAATTTCTGGGTTCGGCCCTTAACAGAAAAAGAATAA
- a CDS encoding ThuA domain-containing protein has protein sequence MSHFFLKVSLIGITLIFIFSCFFIVHADSQVRVAIITGGHSYDKEPFEAMWASMTDVKAEYFDYAGGKCAFFDNDKYKEFDTIIFYNFHQKITKKQQKNFLDMLNSGKKIIVMHHAISAFPEWNEFSKIIGAKYFLEDMEWEGKKYERSKYKHDVKIPVHIADKNHPITQGVEDFEEIDETYSQFYISPEVHVLLTTNHPESASFIGWVNKYNNTEIFFIQLGHGPQNFANEQFRKLMYNAIKWSAGKNN, from the coding sequence ATGAGCCATTTTTTTCTGAAAGTCAGTTTGATAGGCATAACCCTAATTTTTATTTTTTCTTGTTTTTTTATAGTCCACGCAGATTCGCAAGTTCGTGTTGCTATTATCACGGGAGGCCATAGTTATGATAAAGAGCCGTTTGAAGCAATGTGGGCAAGTATGACAGATGTTAAGGCGGAATACTTTGATTATGCAGGTGGAAAATGTGCTTTTTTTGATAATGATAAATATAAAGAGTTTGACACGATTATTTTCTATAATTTTCATCAAAAAATAACAAAGAAACAGCAAAAAAATTTCCTGGATATGCTAAATAGTGGCAAAAAAATAATTGTTATGCACCATGCCATATCTGCTTTTCCAGAGTGGAATGAATTTTCAAAGATTATCGGGGCAAAATATTTTTTGGAAGATATGGAATGGGAAGGGAAAAAATATGAACGCTCTAAATATAAGCATGATGTAAAAATTCCAGTACATATTGCGGACAAAAATCACCCCATTACGCAGGGGGTAGAAGATTTTGAAGAAATAGATGAGACATATAGTCAGTTCTATATCTCCCCGGAGGTTCATGTGCTTTTGACAACGAACCATCCTGAAAGTGCTTCTTTTATAGGCTGGGTAAATAAATATAACAATACGGAGATTTTTTTCATCCAGTTAGGTCATGGTCCACAAAATTTTGCCAATGAACAATTTCGTAAACTCATGTATAATGCAATTAAATGGTCCGCAGGAAAAAACAATTAA